One Pseudomonas brassicacearum genomic region harbors:
- the nosP gene encoding nitric oxide-sensing protein NosP translates to MQQAQSEGVVSAMSQATDVQQVAQELARQLLHPHLGFVLFFCSAEYNLPALGQALSQSFGGIRLVGCTSAGEITAQGYGRNCVTAVGFDHRHFSIAAELIGEMEHFSLIDAQQMVERLASGCRSNALAPIKGHSFALTLLDGLSSREEMVLAALSAALGDIPHFGGSAGDDNYLTHTHVYFEGQFHSGAAVVLLINTWLEFEVFTTHHILPRQEKLVVTGADSASRRVFELNAEPAAEEYARHIGVPVSALDYRVFAAHPLAVRINDQYYVRAIQQVHPDLSLSFYCAVENGIVLTAMTPGPLLDNLQSLFDGLQARLGDLLLTIGCDCFLRRLELEDRGGLEQIGQFLREQRVMGFNTYGEQFNGMHINQTFTGVAIARHRVPGHR, encoded by the coding sequence GTGTGGTGAGCGCCATGTCCCAGGCAACAGACGTCCAGCAAGTGGCCCAGGAGCTGGCGCGGCAGTTGTTGCACCCGCACCTGGGGTTCGTGCTGTTTTTTTGTTCCGCCGAATACAACTTGCCGGCCCTTGGCCAAGCGCTTTCCCAAAGTTTCGGCGGGATTCGCCTGGTGGGCTGCACCAGCGCAGGGGAAATCACCGCCCAGGGTTATGGCCGCAACTGCGTGACGGCGGTGGGTTTCGATCACCGGCATTTTTCCATTGCCGCCGAGCTGATCGGTGAAATGGAGCACTTCAGCCTGATCGACGCCCAGCAAATGGTCGAGCGCCTGGCCAGCGGTTGCCGTAGTAATGCCCTGGCGCCGATCAAGGGCCACAGCTTCGCGTTGACCTTGCTCGACGGCCTGTCCAGCCGCGAGGAAATGGTGCTGGCAGCCTTGAGCGCCGCACTCGGCGACATCCCGCATTTCGGCGGTTCGGCTGGCGACGACAACTACCTGACCCACACCCATGTGTACTTCGAAGGCCAGTTCCACAGCGGCGCGGCCGTGGTGCTGCTGATCAACACCTGGCTGGAATTCGAAGTGTTCACCACACACCACATCCTGCCTCGGCAAGAAAAACTGGTGGTCACCGGCGCCGACAGCGCTTCACGACGGGTCTTTGAGCTCAACGCCGAACCCGCCGCCGAAGAATATGCCCGGCATATCGGCGTGCCCGTGAGCGCGCTCGACTACCGGGTCTTCGCCGCCCATCCGCTGGCGGTGCGCATCAATGACCAGTACTACGTGCGGGCCATCCAGCAGGTGCACCCGGACCTGAGCCTGAGTTTCTACTGCGCGGTGGAGAACGGCATCGTCCTCACCGCGATGACCCCCGGTCCCTTGCTGGACAATCTGCAAAGCCTGTTCGACGGCTTGCAGGCACGTCTCGGCGACTTGTTGCTGACCATCGGCTGTGACTGCTTCCTCAGGCGCCTGGAACTGGAGGACCGTGGTGGCCTGGAACAGATCGGCCAGTTCCTGCGCGAGCAACGGGTGATGGGGTTCAACACCTATGGAGAACAGTTCAATGGCATGCACATCAACCAGACCTTCACCGGAGTTGCCATTGCCCGCCATCGCGTCCCTGGCCATCGCTGA
- the nahK gene encoding hybrid sensor histidine kinase/response regulator NahK/ErcS' has product MACTSTRPSPELPLPAIASLAIAELQAQIDSLQHENHKLRRINAALIERVESGVTRGNDPYAAFQHSVVLAEQVRERTDALNQAMAELKAGNHLLGEARLRAETAHRHLIDAIESISDAFVLFDEQQRIVLFNSRFKAFWAHSRVRIIAGMRLSQVKRLMTANGLFSEEPRGQADEHVLYRLQNGRWLQVSERPTQEGGRVILFTDITDVKLSETVRREQAIAQKSHLLQRAVDNLSQGVAMVNAQGVLELWNRRFLELSGLAPVAAHRLFNEVIADSELHLLTPASRDSNGRLIHECEQRLSDGRVLEIRTHPLPTGGYVNTFTDITERYQHAEALSESERWIRLITDHVPALIAYLNADLVYEFTNKVYEQWYCWPRGVMLGQSLREAHSEQHYQRLEAYVARALAGESVTFEFAETNINNQERYMLRSYVPNRLANGEVVGIFVLIRDITERRRTAEALHQAYQNLEQRVQERTAELTTLNDQLLREIDERSRVELRLREAKREAEQANLSKTKFLAAVSHDLLQPLNAARLFTSALLERREPVANAQLVRNVSHSLEDVENLLGTLVDISKLDAGVIKADIAPFALSELLENLAAEYAQVASSEGLALHFVPCSALVRSDIQLLARILRNLLSNAIRYTPSGRVVLGCRRHRQRLTIEVWDSGIGIAENRLEEIFQEFKRGDVQRPDQDRGLGLGLAIVEKIAGILGHRIQVRSWPGKGSVFSVEVPLSATAPKPLPCLDMSEPMLERLRGARIWVLDNDAAICAGMRTLLEGWGCVVVTALSEQDLARQVDNYHAEADLLIADYHLDNEQNGVDAVARINARRASPIPAMMITANYSNELKQQIRERGHTLMHKPVRPMKLKIAMSHLLGQPPNH; this is encoded by the coding sequence ATGGCATGCACATCAACCAGACCTTCACCGGAGTTGCCATTGCCCGCCATCGCGTCCCTGGCCATCGCTGAGCTGCAAGCGCAGATCGACAGCCTGCAGCACGAAAACCATAAGCTGCGGCGCATCAACGCCGCGCTGATCGAACGGGTGGAGTCCGGCGTCACCCGCGGCAACGACCCGTACGCGGCGTTCCAGCATTCGGTGGTGTTGGCCGAGCAGGTGCGTGAGCGTACCGACGCCCTGAATCAGGCGATGGCCGAACTCAAGGCCGGCAATCACTTGCTGGGTGAGGCGCGGTTGCGGGCGGAAACGGCCCACCGGCACTTGATCGATGCCATTGAGAGCATCTCCGATGCGTTTGTGCTGTTCGACGAACAACAACGCATCGTCCTGTTCAACAGTCGCTTCAAGGCGTTCTGGGCCCACAGTCGGGTGCGCATCATCGCCGGGATGCGTCTTTCACAGGTCAAGCGCTTGATGACCGCCAACGGCTTGTTTAGCGAAGAACCCCGGGGGCAGGCCGACGAGCATGTGTTGTACCGTTTGCAGAACGGTCGCTGGCTGCAAGTCAGCGAGCGGCCGACCCAGGAAGGCGGGCGGGTGATCCTGTTTACCGACATCACCGACGTCAAGCTCAGTGAAACCGTGCGCCGCGAGCAGGCCATCGCGCAGAAATCACACTTGTTGCAGCGCGCGGTGGACAACCTGTCCCAGGGCGTGGCGATGGTCAACGCCCAAGGTGTCCTGGAGCTTTGGAACCGGCGCTTCCTGGAACTCAGCGGCTTGGCGCCAGTGGCCGCTCATCGGTTGTTCAACGAGGTCATCGCCGACAGCGAACTGCACCTGCTGACGCCCGCCAGCCGCGACAGCAACGGTCGGCTGATTCACGAATGCGAGCAGCGCCTGTCGGATGGCCGGGTCTTGGAGATTCGGACCCATCCGCTGCCTACCGGCGGCTACGTCAACACCTTCACCGATATCACCGAACGCTACCAGCACGCCGAGGCCCTGAGCGAAAGCGAGCGCTGGATCCGCCTGATCACCGACCATGTACCGGCGCTGATCGCCTACCTCAATGCCGACCTGGTCTACGAGTTCACCAACAAGGTCTACGAGCAATGGTATTGCTGGCCCCGTGGGGTGATGCTCGGCCAGAGCCTGCGCGAGGCCCACAGCGAGCAGCATTACCAGCGCCTGGAGGCCTACGTGGCCCGGGCGTTGGCGGGCGAGAGCGTGACGTTCGAGTTCGCCGAAACCAACATCAACAATCAGGAGCGCTACATGTTGCGCTCCTATGTGCCCAACCGCTTGGCCAACGGCGAGGTGGTGGGGATCTTCGTGCTGATCCGCGACATCACCGAGCGCCGGCGCACCGCCGAGGCGTTGCACCAGGCCTACCAGAACCTGGAACAACGGGTCCAGGAACGCACCGCCGAGCTGACCACCCTCAACGATCAGTTACTGCGCGAGATCGACGAGCGCAGCCGGGTGGAGTTGCGCCTGCGCGAGGCCAAGCGCGAGGCCGAGCAGGCCAACCTGTCCAAGACCAAATTCCTCGCCGCGGTCAGCCATGACCTGCTGCAACCGCTCAATGCCGCGCGGCTGTTCACCAGCGCTTTGCTCGAGCGTCGTGAGCCGGTGGCGAACGCGCAACTGGTGCGCAATGTCAGTCACTCCTTGGAGGACGTGGAAAACCTGCTGGGCACCCTGGTGGACATCTCCAAGCTCGATGCCGGGGTGATCAAGGCCGATATCGCCCCGTTCGCCCTGAGCGAATTGCTCGAGAACCTGGCCGCCGAATACGCCCAGGTGGCCAGCAGTGAAGGCTTGGCGCTGCACTTTGTGCCGTGTTCAGCCCTGGTACGCAGCGATATCCAGCTGCTGGCGCGGATCCTGCGCAACCTGCTCAGCAATGCCATTCGCTATACCCCCAGTGGACGGGTGGTGCTGGGCTGCCGGCGACATCGTCAGCGACTGACCATCGAAGTCTGGGACAGCGGCATCGGCATTGCCGAAAACCGCCTGGAGGAAATTTTCCAGGAGTTCAAGCGCGGCGACGTGCAGCGTCCGGACCAGGACCGCGGGTTGGGCCTGGGGCTGGCGATCGTCGAGAAGATCGCCGGAATCCTCGGGCACCGGATCCAGGTGCGTTCATGGCCGGGCAAGGGCTCGGTGTTTTCCGTCGAAGTACCCCTGAGCGCCACGGCGCCCAAGCCGTTGCCGTGCCTGGACATGAGCGAGCCGATGCTCGAGCGCCTGCGTGGCGCACGGATCTGGGTGCTGGATAACGACGCGGCGATCTGCGCCGGCATGCGGACCTTGCTGGAGGGCTGGGGGTGTGTGGTGGTCACGGCGCTGTCGGAGCAGGACCTGGCACGGCAGGTGGACAACTACCACGCCGAGGCCGACCTGCTGATTGCCGATTATCACCTGGACAACGAGCAGAACGGCGTCGACGCGGTGGCTCGGATCAACGCCCGCCGGGCCTCACCGATCCCGGCCATGATGATCACCGCCAACTACAGCAACGAACTCAAGCAGCAGATCCGCGAGCGCGGCCACACCCTGATGCACAAACCGGTGCGGCCGATGAAGCTCAAGATTGCGATGAGTCATTTGTTGGGCCAACCCCCGAATCATTGA
- a CDS encoding response regulator transcription factor, whose translation MYKILIADDHPLFREAIHNVISDGFPGSEVMETADLDSALALTREHDDLDLILLDLNMPGMHGLNGLINLRNEAPTIPVVIVSAEQDKQVVLQAITYGAVGFITKSSPRSQMTDAIEQILNGNVYLPPDIIRTQKSPMGRRMNENPSFPPELLQALTRKQLLVLERMTKGESNKQIAYTLEIAETTVKAHVSAILRKLNVHNRVQAILSAGDIDFGAYLRR comes from the coding sequence CAACGTCATCAGCGACGGGTTTCCTGGCAGCGAGGTGATGGAAACCGCCGACCTGGACAGCGCCCTGGCGCTGACCCGCGAGCACGACGACCTCGACCTGATCCTGCTCGACCTGAACATGCCCGGCATGCACGGGCTCAACGGCCTGATCAACCTGCGCAACGAAGCACCCACCATCCCCGTGGTGATTGTCTCCGCCGAGCAGGACAAGCAGGTTGTGCTGCAAGCCATCACTTATGGCGCGGTGGGGTTCATCACCAAATCCTCGCCACGCTCGCAGATGACCGACGCCATCGAACAGATCCTCAATGGCAACGTGTACCTGCCGCCCGACATCATCCGCACGCAAAAAAGCCCGATGGGCCGGCGCATGAACGAAAATCCGAGCTTCCCACCGGAACTGCTCCAGGCCCTGACCCGCAAACAACTGCTGGTGCTCGAACGCATGACCAAAGGTGAGTCGAACAAGCAGATCGCCTATACGCTGGAGATCGCCGAAACCACGGTCAAGGCCCACGTTTCGGCGATCCTGCGCAAACTCAATGTGCACAACCGGGTGCAGGCGATTCTCAGTGCCGGGGATATTGATTTCGGGGCTTATCTGCGGCGGTGA